A genomic segment from Drosophila miranda strain MSH22 chromosome 3, D.miranda_PacBio2.1, whole genome shotgun sequence encodes:
- the LOC108160262 gene encoding uncharacterized protein LOC108160262 isoform X6, which produces MNMAQETEAVAGVKGQPRDHIEEDEVSELHRTRSFYDGVREQAERFASTRLGQFIIERGDRALRMIEDTAKWSLPQEKSADPLQRPLPWGPFLFLIIMLRLTRMWLSLGALMIGNSPISPSDLVYFIQTRRRKLRAIRVHGLKVMRQRQQEVSYGSGKGLTHKLTQWFSRAMCRPGVQKANSGRLFQVRNMEQTTQTSPAVMKRPREDETNTDPETDHNLTIDQMLAKYALENSEDDSDFVPNPDEEEESSDGTSSESNTSEEISSDEANDIADQATRKPPALVVENGVHKAEPNERKDKEMEMAKENDKGKLSATTTSNGGHDKEQAEVAGGARLEEDKWKSSPGHMSAAMTKIQSYNSTAAAVFCLCFCYSVHVFKTNSRH; this is translated from the exons ATGAACATGGCGCAGGAGACAGAGGCAGTAGCGGGAGTCAAGGGTCAGCCCCGAGACCATATCGAGGAGGATGAAGTCAGCGAACTGCACCGGACACGCAGCTTTTACGACGGAGTGCGAGAGCAGGCCGAGCGCTTTGCTAGCACGCGCTTGGGTCAGTTCATAATCGAACGCGGGGATCGTGCGCTTCGGATGATCGAGGACACGGCCAAGTGGAGTCTGCCGCAGG AAAAATCTGCTGATCCCTTGCAACGCCCTCTGCCCTGGGGTCCGTTCCTCTTTCTGATCATTATGCTGCGCCTCACGCGCATGTGGTTGTCGCTGGGCGCATTGATGATCGGCAACAGCCCCATCTCCCCCTCCGACTTGGTCTACTTCATTCAGACCAGGCGCCGCAAGTTACGAGCCATTCGAGTGCATGGTCTAAAGGTGATGCGGCAGCGCCAGCAGGAAGTATCCTACGGCAGTGGCAAGGGCTTGACCCATAAGCTCACCCAGTGGTTTTCCCGGGCTATGTGCCGCCCTGGCGTACAGAAGGCCAACAGCGGGCGACTCTTCCAGGTGCGCAACATGGAGCAG ACTACACAAACCAGTCCGGCTGTGATGAAGCGTCCGCGTGAGGATGAGACGAACACTGATCCTGAAACCGACCACAACCTTACCATCGACCAAATGCTGGCCAAATACGCCCTGGAGAACTCGGAAGATGACTCTGACTTCGTGCCCAATcccgatgaggaggaggaaagCAGCGACGGCACCAGCTCCGAGTCTAACACCAGCGAGGAGATCAGCAGCGATGAGGCAAATGATATTGCCGATCAG GCCACACGAAAGCCCCCAGCTTTGGTGGTGGAAAACGGTGTACACAAGGCAGAACCCAACGAGAGAAAAGAcaaggagatggagatggcaaAGGAAAATGACAAGGGGAAGCTGAGCGCCACGACAACCAGCAACGGCGGCCACGACAAGGAGCAGGCGGAAGTTG CAGGTGGTGCCAGGCTGGAGGAGGACAAGTGGAAGTCCTCGCCGGGACACATGAGTGCTGCCATGACGAAAATCCAATCCTACAACAGCACGGCAGCTGCAG TATTCTGTCTCTGCTTCTGTTACTCCGTGCATGTGTTCAAAACCAACAGCCGGCACTGA
- the LOC108160262 gene encoding uncharacterized protein LOC108160262 isoform X7: MNMAQETEAVAGVKGQPRDHIEEDEVSELHRTRSFYDGVREQAERFASTRLGQFIIERGDRALRMIEDTAKWSLPQEKSADPLQRPLPWGPFLFLIIMLRLTRMWLSLGALMIGNSPISPSDLVYFIQTRRRKLRAIRVHGLKVMRQRQQEVSYGSGKGLTHKLTQWFSRAMCRPGVQKANSGRLFQVRNMEQTTQTSPAVMKRPREDETNTDPETDHNLTIDQMLAKYALENSEDDSDFVPNPDEEEESSDGTSSESNTSEEISSDEANDIADQATRKPPALVVENGVHKAEPNERKDKEMEMAKENDKGKLSATTTSNGGHDKEQAEVGGARLEEDKWKSSPGHMSAAMTKIQSYNSTAAAVFCLCFCYSVHVFKTNSRH; the protein is encoded by the exons ATGAACATGGCGCAGGAGACAGAGGCAGTAGCGGGAGTCAAGGGTCAGCCCCGAGACCATATCGAGGAGGATGAAGTCAGCGAACTGCACCGGACACGCAGCTTTTACGACGGAGTGCGAGAGCAGGCCGAGCGCTTTGCTAGCACGCGCTTGGGTCAGTTCATAATCGAACGCGGGGATCGTGCGCTTCGGATGATCGAGGACACGGCCAAGTGGAGTCTGCCGCAGG AAAAATCTGCTGATCCCTTGCAACGCCCTCTGCCCTGGGGTCCGTTCCTCTTTCTGATCATTATGCTGCGCCTCACGCGCATGTGGTTGTCGCTGGGCGCATTGATGATCGGCAACAGCCCCATCTCCCCCTCCGACTTGGTCTACTTCATTCAGACCAGGCGCCGCAAGTTACGAGCCATTCGAGTGCATGGTCTAAAGGTGATGCGGCAGCGCCAGCAGGAAGTATCCTACGGCAGTGGCAAGGGCTTGACCCATAAGCTCACCCAGTGGTTTTCCCGGGCTATGTGCCGCCCTGGCGTACAGAAGGCCAACAGCGGGCGACTCTTCCAGGTGCGCAACATGGAGCAG ACTACACAAACCAGTCCGGCTGTGATGAAGCGTCCGCGTGAGGATGAGACGAACACTGATCCTGAAACCGACCACAACCTTACCATCGACCAAATGCTGGCCAAATACGCCCTGGAGAACTCGGAAGATGACTCTGACTTCGTGCCCAATcccgatgaggaggaggaaagCAGCGACGGCACCAGCTCCGAGTCTAACACCAGCGAGGAGATCAGCAGCGATGAGGCAAATGATATTGCCGATCAG GCCACACGAAAGCCCCCAGCTTTGGTGGTGGAAAACGGTGTACACAAGGCAGAACCCAACGAGAGAAAAGAcaaggagatggagatggcaaAGGAAAATGACAAGGGGAAGCTGAGCGCCACGACAACCAGCAACGGCGGCCACGACAAGGAGCAGGCGGAAGTTG GTGGTGCCAGGCTGGAGGAGGACAAGTGGAAGTCCTCGCCGGGACACATGAGTGCTGCCATGACGAAAATCCAATCCTACAACAGCACGGCAGCTGCAG TATTCTGTCTCTGCTTCTGTTACTCCGTGCATGTGTTCAAAACCAACAGCCGGCACTGA
- the LOC108160262 gene encoding uncharacterized protein LOC108160262 isoform X8: MNMAQETEAVAGVKGQPRDHIEEDEVSELHRTRSFYDGVREQAERFASTRLGQFIIERGDRALRMIEDTAKWSLPQEKSADPLQRPLPWGPFLFLIIMLRLTRMWLSLGALMIGNSPISPSDLVYFIQTRRRKLRAIRVHGLKVMRQRQQEVSYGSGKGLTHKLTQWFSRAMCRPGVQKANSGRLFQVRNMEQTTQTSPAVMKRPREDETNTDPETDHNLTIDQMLAKYALENSEDDSDFVPNPDEEEESSDGTSSESNTSEEISSDEANDIADQATRKPPALVVENGVHKAEPNERKDKEMEMAKENDKGKLSATTTSNGGHDKEQAEVVRL; encoded by the exons ATGAACATGGCGCAGGAGACAGAGGCAGTAGCGGGAGTCAAGGGTCAGCCCCGAGACCATATCGAGGAGGATGAAGTCAGCGAACTGCACCGGACACGCAGCTTTTACGACGGAGTGCGAGAGCAGGCCGAGCGCTTTGCTAGCACGCGCTTGGGTCAGTTCATAATCGAACGCGGGGATCGTGCGCTTCGGATGATCGAGGACACGGCCAAGTGGAGTCTGCCGCAGG AAAAATCTGCTGATCCCTTGCAACGCCCTCTGCCCTGGGGTCCGTTCCTCTTTCTGATCATTATGCTGCGCCTCACGCGCATGTGGTTGTCGCTGGGCGCATTGATGATCGGCAACAGCCCCATCTCCCCCTCCGACTTGGTCTACTTCATTCAGACCAGGCGCCGCAAGTTACGAGCCATTCGAGTGCATGGTCTAAAGGTGATGCGGCAGCGCCAGCAGGAAGTATCCTACGGCAGTGGCAAGGGCTTGACCCATAAGCTCACCCAGTGGTTTTCCCGGGCTATGTGCCGCCCTGGCGTACAGAAGGCCAACAGCGGGCGACTCTTCCAGGTGCGCAACATGGAGCAG ACTACACAAACCAGTCCGGCTGTGATGAAGCGTCCGCGTGAGGATGAGACGAACACTGATCCTGAAACCGACCACAACCTTACCATCGACCAAATGCTGGCCAAATACGCCCTGGAGAACTCGGAAGATGACTCTGACTTCGTGCCCAATcccgatgaggaggaggaaagCAGCGACGGCACCAGCTCCGAGTCTAACACCAGCGAGGAGATCAGCAGCGATGAGGCAAATGATATTGCCGATCAG GCCACACGAAAGCCCCCAGCTTTGGTGGTGGAAAACGGTGTACACAAGGCAGAACCCAACGAGAGAAAAGAcaaggagatggagatggcaaAGGAAAATGACAAGGGGAAGCTGAGCGCCACGACAACCAGCAACGGCGGCCACGACAAGGAGCAGGCGGAAGTTG ttcGTCTATGA